The DNA region GCGCCCATCGAGCCGGTGAAGTAGTCGCCGTAGCGGTCGATCAGCTCGCGGTAGAGCAGCTCGTCGGCGATGAGCTGCTTGATGTCGAGCTTGGTGAAGGTCGACCAGATCTCGTCGAGCCGGTCCAGCTCACGCTGGGCGCGGTCGCGGAGCTGGCGCATCTCCCGCTCGCCGCCCTCCTTGACCTTGCGGCGCACGTCGCTCTTGGCGCCCTCGGCCTCAAGCTGTGCGAGGTCGGCTTCGAGCTTCTGGGCGCGGCCCTCGATGTCGGCGTCACGCTTGTTCTCGACCTGCTTGCGCTCGACGCCCATCTCCGACTCCAGCGTCGGGAGGTCGTTGTGGCGCAGCTCGGTGTTCACCGAGGTGATGACGTACGCGGCGAAGTAGATGATCTTTTCGAGATCCTTCGGCGCCAGGTCGAGCAGGTAGCCCAGGCGCGACGGGACACCCTTGAAGTACCAGATGTGGGTGACCGGGGCGGCCAGCTCGATGTGCCCCATGCGTTCACGCCGCACCTTGGCGCGCGTCACCTCGACGCCACAGCGCTCACAGATGATGCCCTTGAAGCGGACGCGCTTGTACTTGCCGCAGTAGCACTCCCAGTCCCGGGTGGGGCCGAAGATCTTCTCGCAGAAGAGGCCGTCCTTCTCGGGCTTGAGGGTGCGGTAGTTGATCGTTTCGGGCTTCTTGACCTCACCAAAAGACCACTGCCGAATGTCGTCCGCAGTCGCAAGGCCGATACGCAATTCGTCGAAGAAGTTGACGTCCAGCACGTCGGTTCCTTCTCCCCTTCTTTGTTACAGCACGAAAATGGGGGGATCAGTGCCTGCCCGCCGGGAGAGGTTTCCGGTCTCTCCCGGCGGCGGCAGCGAGGTCAGTTGACGATGTCGTCGACCGAAGCCGACTCGTTGCGGGAGAGGTTGATACCCAGGTTCGCCGCAGCGCGCTCCAGGTCCTCGTCGTCCCCGTCGCGCATCTCGATGGCGGCGCCGTCGCTCGACAGCACCTCCACGTTCAGGCACAGCGACTGGAGCTCCTTGAGGAGCACCTTGAAGGACTCCGGGATGCCCGGCTCCGGGATGTTCTCGCCCTTGACGATCGCCTCGTAGACCTTGACGCGACCGAGCACGTCGTCGGACTTGATCGTCAGCAGCTCCTGCAGCGTGTAGGCCGCGCCGTAGGCCTGCATCGCCCAGCACTCCATCTCACCGAAGCGCTGGCCACCGAACTGGGCCTTACCGCCGAGCGGCTGCTGGGTGATCATCGAGTACGGGCCGGTCGAGCGAGCGTGGATCTTGTCGTCGACCAGGTGCAGCAGCTTGAGGATGTACATGTAGCCGACCGAGACCGGGTACGGGTACGGCTCGCCGCTGCGACCGTCGAACAGCGTCGCCTTGCCGTCCTCCTTGACCATCCGCACACCGTCGCGGTTGGGCATGGTGGAGCCGAGCAAGCCAGTGATCTCGTCCTCGCGGGCACCGTCGAACACCGGCGTGGCGGTGTTCGTGTCGGGCTCGACCTCGTAGAGCTCCTCGGGGAGCTTCGAGGCCCAGTCCGGGTTGCCGTCGATCTTCCAGCCCTGTTTGGCGATCCAGCCCAGGTGCGACTCCATGATCTGCCCGATGTTCATACGACGGGGCACACCGTGGGTGTTCAGCACGACGTCGACCGGGGTGCCGTCCTCCAGGAACGGCATGTCCTCGACCGGCAGGATCTTGCCGATGACGCCCTTGTTGCCGTGGCGGCCCGCGAGCTTGTCACCGTCCTGGATCTTGCGCTTCTGGGCCACGTAGACCCGGACCAGCTCGTTGACGCCGGGGGGCAGCTCGTCCTCGTCCTCACGGGAGAAGACGCGGATGCCGATGACCTTGCCGGTCTCGCCGTGCGGGACCTTCAGCGACGTGTCGCGGACCTCGCGGGCCTTCTCACCGAAGATCGCGCGCAGCAGGCGCTCCTCCGGGGTCAGCTCGGTCTCGCCCTTGGGCGTGACCTTGCCGACCAGGATGTCGCCCGCGCCGACCTCGGCACCGATGCGGATGATGCCGCGCTCGTCCAGGTCCGCCAGGACCTCCTCGGAGACGTTCGGGATGTCCCGGGTGATCTCCTCGGCGCCCAGCTTGGTGTCGCGCGCGTCGATCTCGTGCTCGTCGATGTGGATCGAGGTGAGCACGTCGTCCTGCACGAGGCGCTGCGACAGGATGATCGCGTCCTCGTAGTTGTGGCCCTCCCACGGCATGATCGCCACGAGCAGGTTCTTGCCGAGCGCCATCTCGCCGTCTTCGGTGCACGGCCCGTCGGCGATGACCTGACCGGCCTCGACGCGGTCGCCCTCGGCGATGATCGGCTTCTGGTTGATGCAGGTGCCCTGGTTGGACCGGCGGAACTTGTGCATCCCGTAGGTCTGGCGGGTGCCGTCATCGGCCATGACCGTGATGAAGTCGGCGGAGAGCTCCTCGACCACACCGGCCTTGGCCGCGGTGACCAGGTCGCCGCCGTCGACCGCGGCGCGCAGCTCCATGCCGGTGCCGACCAGCGGGGACTCGCTGCGCAGCAGCGGCACCGCCTGACGCTGCATGTTCGCGCCCATGAGGGCACGGTTGGCGGCGTCGTGCTCCAGGAACGGGATCATCGCGGTCGCGACCGACACCATCTGGCGCGGCGAGACGTCCATGTAGTCCACGTCGAACGGCTCGATGAACTCGACCTCGCCGCCCCGCTTGCGGACGAGGACGCGCTCCTCGGCGAAGTGGTTCTGGTCGTCGAGCGGCGCGTTCGCCTGGGCGATGACGTGCCGGTCTTCCTCATCGGCGGTCAGGTAGTCGATCTGGTCGGTGACCTGACCCTCGACGACCTTGCGGTACGGCGTCTCGATGAAGCCGAACGGGTTGACCCGCGCGTAGCTCGACAGCGAGCCGATCAGGCCGATGTTCGGGCCTTCCGGCGTCTCGATCGGACACATGCGGCCGTAGTGGCTGTGGTGGACGTCGCGGACCTCCATGCCCGCGCGCTCACGGGACAGACCGCCGGGGCCCAGCGCCGAGAGGCGGCGCTTGTGGGTCAGGCCCGCGACCGGGTTGGTCTGGTCCATGAACTGCGACAGCTGGGAGGTTCCGAAGAACTCCTTGATCGCGGCGACGACCGGGCGGATGTTGATCAGGGTCTGCGGCGTGATCGCCTCGACGTCCTGAGTGGTCATCCGCTCGCGGACCACGCGCTCCATGCGGGACAGGCCGACCCGGATCTGGTTCTGGATCAGCTCACCCACCGTGCGCAGGCGGCGGTTGCCGAAGTGGTCGATGTCGTCGACCTCGACCGGGATGTCGATCTTGTTGTCGCCCTCGCCCGCGATCATCGAGGTGTCGCCCGCGTGCAGGCGGACCAGGTACTCGATGGTCGTGACGATGTCGTCCTCGGTCAGCACGCCGGTGTTCGTCGGCAGCGCCAGCCCAAGCTTCTTGTTGATCTTGTACCGGCCGACCTTGGCCAGGTCGTAGCGCTTGTCCTTGAAGAACAGGTTCTCCAGCAGGGTCTGCGCGCTCTCCTTCGTCGGCGGTTCGCCCGGGCGCAGCTTGCGGTAGATGTCGAGCAGCGCCTCGTCGGTGCCCGCGGTGTGGTCCTTCTCGAGCGTGGCGAGCAGCGTCTCGGAGAAGTGGAACCGCTCGCGGATCGCCTCGGTGGTCCAGCCCAGCGCCTTGAGCAGCACGGTGACGGGCTGGCGGCGCTTGCGGTCGATGCGGACACCGACGGTGTCGCGCTTGTCGACGTCGAACTCGAGCCAGGCGCCGCGGCTGGGGATGACCTTGACGCTGAAGACGTCCTTGTCGGTGGTCTTGTCGATCGCCGTGTCGAAGTAGACGCCGGGAGACCGGACCAGCTGCGAGACCACGACACGCTCGGTGCCGTTGATGATGAACGTGCCCTTGTTGGTCATCACGGGGAAGTCACCCATGAACACCGTCTGGCTCTTGATCTCGCCAGTGGTGTTGTTGGTGAACTCCGCGGTGACGAACAGCGGCGCCGCGTAGGTCATGTCCTTGTCCTTGCACTCCTCGACGGAGGCCTTGACCTCGTCGAAGCGCGGGTCGGAGAAGGACAGGGACATGGAGCCGGAGAAGTCCTCGATCGGGGAGATCTCGTTGAGGACTTCCTCAAGGCCGCCGACAGGGTTCTCGTCACCGGCGTCGATGCGGCGCTGGAACCACATCTCGTTACCGGTGAACCACTCGAACGACTGGATCTGCAGGTCCAGCAGGTTGGGCGTACCCAGGGGCTCGCGGATCTTCGCGAAAGAAACCCGGCGAGGGGCTCCGGGGATACCCGAGTTCGAAGCAGTGGAGTTGGTCGCAGCAGTGGCCTTGGTCGCGCGGGAGACTGCCAAGATGCGTCCTTCCAGGACAGTGAGCGGTTGACAGTCACATGTACCGCTCGCGCTAGCAAGCTGTATACGCGCCTGTCAAGGGTGCCGTGGTGCCCAACATCCTAGCTCTTGGCAAAGGGCGTGCGGAAAGTGGGCAGCGCAAAGGGGCAGTCTAGCCACAAAACAGGCGACTGTCGAGGCCCGCGCTCACTCGGCCCTCCCGCTGGAAGTCCTGTCGGGTACCAGCGTGACCCCGGACGGTCGCTGAGTCAAGATGCCACGCCCGAGATTCCTCTTTTGCAGCAGTGCCAGCCCGCTCAGCGATAGGCGCTTGACCTGGGGAAACTCGTTTGCTACAAGCACCGAGCACCGCACGATGGCGCCTGCGGCACGATCGTCCGGCCCGACGTGGACCACTCCCATACCACCGGTTCAACGTCCACACGATGGCCGCGATCCGGTCGCCGGGTTCAGCAGGTGGGGGCGGCCTTGCCGTCAGGCAGCGGCTGGTCGAGCATGTCGAAGTCGGTGATCTTCCAGGCCCCATCGATCTTCTCCGCGCGGATGCCGAACTGGGCCCCGCTCGCGGTGGTCTGGTTCTGCTCGGTGCGCGTCGTGGACTGGTCTACGAACACCAGCAGGTCGGCCTTGTCGCCCTCAAGCCGCGTCACGCCGAGATCGCGGACCTTGGTGGTCAAGATCAGCTTCTGGGCGGGCGCCTGCTCCTTGAGCACGCCGAACAGCTTGTCGTACTCGCACACAGCGGTCCCGGCCAAGTGCTCCTTGACCGCCTTCGCCGTGGCGTCGAGGTCGGTGAAGTTGTAGGAGAGGGTCTTCTCGATGGCGACCGTCAGCTTGCCCTTGACCTCACTGGTCAAGGCGCTGTCGGTGAGAGCCCGATTGTTGCCGTCGGCCCCGCCGGTCAGCGAGTCGGCCTGGCCGCGGAACCAGATGGCGAGCCCGGCCAAGATCAACGCCACCACCCCGAGCGCGATGGCCAAGTTGATGGAACGGTTGCGCGCCGCGGCGGCGAGTTCCTCGATCGACCGCTCGTCGCGAGGCAGCACCCGAACCCCCGACCGCTGCTCGGCCGTCGTCAGATCAACCGGAACACTGCTTCCAGCCGCCCGCCGCTTCCCCGCGGGCCGCGGCGCGGGAACCGGCTCGTCGTCCTCAGCGACAGCTTCGACAGCAGGCTCTTCCTCGACACCGAGAACCGGCTCGGAGACGACCACCGACTCCTCCGCTTGGTGGACGTCCTCCCGCACCTCATCGCTCTCGAGAACACCGTCCTCGACTGACACGGGCTCGACCGGCTCCGGAGACTCGACCGGCTCGGTCGCGCTCGGGCGGTGCAGGCCCGCGACCCGGGGGCGGCGGGCGGGGGTCGTCGGCGGGGTGACCGGGCGGCGGCGGGACGGCGGGGTGGGCACGGTGGGACGGTCCTCTCGGCGATCAGGCGATCGAGGTCAGGCGGGCGTGAACGGGACGAAGCCAACACCGCTGAGCTTCCAGCCCGCGTCCGTGCGCTCCAGCGCACCCTGGATGCGCTGGTACTTCACCGTGGCGGGCTTGCCGTCCGGGGTCACGTCGATGCGGATGGCGGCGATGATCGTCGCCTTGCCCTCGCGGTCGCGCAGGTCGGTGATGGCTGACTTGAGTACCCGCGCCGTGGTGACCGTCTTTGCCTGTTCGATGGTCGACTTGCTGCTGGCCCGCCTGCCGACGACCTCGTCGTGCAGCGGGCCGACCGAGGCGTTGAGCCAGCGGTCGAGGTCCTCGTCGACCTTGCGGTAGTCCAGCGTGTTGAACGTGATGATCGCCTGCTCGCCGACCCTGGTGACCTCGTCGCGCATGCGGGACAGTTCCAGGTCGTCGTCGCCCGCGGCCTTCATCCAGGAGACGCCGAACCACAGGGCGGCGGCGGCGCTGACCACGACCAGGCCGAGGGCGATCAACACGAAGGCGCCCGGCCCGCGGCGGGGCTTCGGCTCCTCGTCGGTGACGTCGTCGGTACGCAGGTCCGTGCTGGTCATAACGCTCCAGGGTAGACGGAGAAGGGCGAGGTCAGGCAGGCAGCCCGAGCAGACCGGCGAGGCTGGTCAGTCCGCCGAGGCCGGGCTGGGTCAGGGTGCCGGGGATGCTGTTCTGCGCCATCGTCGCCAGTTCCTCGGCGCCGCGGTTCTCGTTGGCGGCGATCTGGTCCTGGCTCGGCGCGACCGGCTTGCCGCCGTACGGGGCGTTCTGCGAGCCGCGCACGTTGATCGGGCTGCCGACCGGCTCGGCGCAGTAGGCCTGCGAGTTCTCCGGGACGTCGGCCAGCTCGTTGCCGTCGCGACGGTCGGTGCCCTCGTAGCCGCGGGTGCAGGCGGGCGGGTCGAACAGGTTGAGTGCCAGGCCGAGGTGGGCGGTGCCGTCGCCGGGCACGACCGTCTTCGGACCGACCGCGACGATCGGGTAGGCCACCAGCGCCAGTTCCAGCCCGTCGACCCGGCTGACCAGGATGTTCGACGTGGTCAGCAGGTTGGCGAACACCGCGCCCAGCCCGTTGCCGGACTCACGCAGCAGGCCCGTGACGGCGTTGGCGGTGCCGGGGGTGGCCGCGATCAGGGTGCGGATCTGCGGGTCGGACACCCGCAGTTGCTCGGCCAGCAGCCGCAGGTCGCCCGCGAAGGAGCGGATGTTGCCCGACTGGGCGGCCTGGGTCTTCAGCACGACCCCGCCGTCCTCGATCAGCTTGATCGTCTGCGGCAGGTGCTCGCGGGCAGCGGCGGTGAAGGTCGCCGAGTTGTCGAGCAGGACCTGCAGGTCGTCGCCAGTCCCGGTGAACGCGCGCTCCAACTCGTCGACGACCGTGCGCAGCGAGTCGGTGGGGACCGAGGACGCCAGGCTTTCGAGGTCGCGGATGACCGAGTCCGTGCTGACCGGGGTCGTGGTCCGGTCCGCGGCGATGACCGAGCCCTCCTTGAGCGGCGCGCCGCCGTCCTGGCGCGGGCGCAGGTCGACGTACTGCTCGCCGACCGCCGAGCGGTTGGCGACCACGGCGTCGAGGTCGGCGGGGATCTCGGGTGCCGACGGGTCGATGTTCAGGTCGATGCGCATGCCGTCGTGGGTCAGCTTGATCTCGCCGACCCGGCCGACGTTCACGCCGCGATAGGTGACCTCGGCGTTGGTGAAGATGCCGCCGGACTCGACGAGGTCCATCTTCACCCGGTAGCCGTCGGCGCCGAACACGCGGCCGAGGTCGGTGAACCGGAACGCCGCGTACACGACAGCCACGACGGCGATCAAGAAGAACGCGATGAGCTGCAAGCGGACGGTCTTGGTGAGCATCAGGAACCGCCTCCCAGCAGCACGTCGAAGAGTCCGCCGAGGCCGCGGTCGGCGGACTGCGTGCCGGGCGTCGAGGTGGTGGACTGGCCGTTGAGCGAGGGCAGCGGCAGCGGCGCGGGCGCGTTGGACGGCACGCCGTCCTGGCCGCTGAGTCCGGGCAGGTGCAGGTCGTCGAGCGGGTTCTGCCTGCTGCGGCCCAGGTTGTCGATGACGTTCTGCAGGTTCAGGTCGATCTTGGCGTAGAGGTTGAAGTAGTCGCCCTTGACGCCCTTCACGGCCTGGTCGGTGAACGGGAAGGTCACCAGCAGCTCCAGGGCGTTGGGCAGGTCGTTGCCCGCCTCGCCGAGCTTCAGCAGCGTCGGGGTGAGCGCCTTGAGGTCGGCGACGAGGTCGGCCTGGCTCTTGTTCACCGTGTCGACGGCGACACCGGAGAGCGTGTCAAGGCTCTGCAGCATCGTGACGAGCTGCTGGCGCTGCTCGGTGAGCACCTTGAGGCCGGGGCCGATGTTGTCGATAACGCCGACGATCTGGTCCCGCTGCGCGTTCAGCGAGCTGGCGAGCCGGTTGATCCCGTCGATGGCCCTGGTGATGTCGGCCTTGCCCGCGTCGAGCTCGGTGACCATGGTGTTGACGTTGGTCAGCAGCGCGCGGATGTCGGTCTCGTTGCCCGCGAGCGCGTTGTTGAGTTCCTTGGTGATGGTCTGCAGCTGTTCGACGCCACCGCCGTTGAGCAGCAGCGACAGCGCGCCGAGGACTTCCTCGACCTCGGTGTTGCGGTTGGTCCGCTCCACCGGGATCAGCGCGCCCTCCGACAGGACGCCCTGGGCCTGGTCGCCAGGAGGGGCGCTCAGCTCGATGTACTTCTCACCGAGCAGGCTGGACTGGCGCAGCTTGGCCAGCGCGTTGGCGGGCAGCTCGACGTCGCGGTTGACCAGGACCGTCACCTCGGCGGTCCAGCCGTCCTCGGCGAAGCCGATCTGGTCGACCCGGCCGACCGCGACCTCGTTGACCTTGACCCCGGACTGCGGGACCAGGTCGAGCACGTCGCGCAGCTGGATCTTGACCGAGTACGGGTCCTCGCCAAGGTCGGCACCGCCGGGCAGCGGCAGGTCGTAGATGCCGGTGAAACCGCAGCCGGACAGCGTCAGCGCGGCGATACCGCCCACGGCCAGGAGTTTGAGCCTCATCAGTTGCCTCCCGAGCCGAACGCGTCCCCGGTCAGGGGCAGGGGCAGCGTCGGCAGCTTGCCGCTGCGCAGCCCTTCGATGACCTGCGCGGGCGACGGCAGCGGCACCAGGCCCTGGACGACCGGCGCGAGCTGGTTGCACACATCGGCCAGGGCCGGGGGCAGCCCGGCCGGGGTGCCCTGGCGGACCAGGTTGCAGACCGTGACGATCGGCGGCGTGGTCAGCTCGTTGATGTTGGCCCGCGCGTCGAGCGTGCCGGACGAGGCGTTGTAGGTGTTCACCACGTTGCTCAGTGCCAGCGGCGCGATGTCGAGGGTCTCGGCGAGGGCGGCGCGCTGGTCCACCAGGACCTGGGTGATCGTGGCCAGCTTGTCCACATTGGACTTGATCCGGCCGCGGTTGTCGTTGATGAACTGCTGCACGGAGCCCAGCGCGATCCCGAGCTGGTCGACCGCGGCGGCCAGGTTCGTCCGCTCGCCCGCCAGGAACTTCGCGGCCTCGGCGAGCTGGGCGTTGAACTGGCGCACCTGCTCGTCGCTGCCCGCCAGCGTGGTGGAGAACTTCTGCAGGTTGTCGATGGTGGCGAACAGGTCCTGCGAGTTGCCCGACAGCGTGGTGGACAGCTTGCTGAGGTCGGTGACGGTGTCGTTGACCGCCTGGCCGTTGCCGTCGAGGTTCTTCGCCAGCGTGTTGAGCAGGTCCGACAGCGCGCCGTCCTTGTT from Alloactinosynnema sp. L-07 includes:
- a CDS encoding MCE family protein, which codes for MLTKTVRLQLIAFFLIAVVAVVYAAFRFTDLGRVFGADGYRVKMDLVESGGIFTNAEVTYRGVNVGRVGEIKLTHDGMRIDLNIDPSAPEIPADLDAVVANRSAVGEQYVDLRPRQDGGAPLKEGSVIAADRTTTPVSTDSVIRDLESLASSVPTDSLRTVVDELERAFTGTGDDLQVLLDNSATFTAAAREHLPQTIKLIEDGGVVLKTQAAQSGNIRSFAGDLRLLAEQLRVSDPQIRTLIAATPGTANAVTGLLRESGNGLGAVFANLLTTSNILVSRVDGLELALVAYPIVAVGPKTVVPGDGTAHLGLALNLFDPPACTRGYEGTDRRDGNELADVPENSQAYCAEPVGSPINVRGSQNAPYGGKPVAPSQDQIAANENRGAEELATMAQNSIPGTLTQPGLGGLTSLAGLLGLPA
- a CDS encoding MCE family protein, with protein sequence MRLKLLAVGGIAALTLSGCGFTGIYDLPLPGGADLGEDPYSVKIQLRDVLDLVPQSGVKVNEVAVGRVDQIGFAEDGWTAEVTVLVNRDVELPANALAKLRQSSLLGEKYIELSAPPGDQAQGVLSEGALIPVERTNRNTEVEEVLGALSLLLNGGGVEQLQTITKELNNALAGNETDIRALLTNVNTMVTELDAGKADITRAIDGINRLASSLNAQRDQIVGVIDNIGPGLKVLTEQRQQLVTMLQSLDTLSGVAVDTVNKSQADLVADLKALTPTLLKLGEAGNDLPNALELLVTFPFTDQAVKGVKGDYFNLYAKIDLNLQNVIDNLGRSRQNPLDDLHLPGLSGQDGVPSNAPAPLPLPSLNGQSTTSTPGTQSADRGLGGLFDVLLGGGS
- a CDS encoding MCE family protein — its product is MNIATKGGKDLARTVAIVCVLGLFVAAALWWLLKEANEKRYTAMFPNVVGLYEHNDVRVLGVKVGTIDTVTPKGDLVEVTMVVDRTVKVPADAKAVIVAPSLVSDRYVQLTPAFTGGEEMAAGTVIPKDRTAAPLEVDDLYASLSRVSRTLGPNGVNKDGALSDLLNTLAKNLDGNGQAVNDTVTDLSKLSTTLSGNSQDLFATIDNLQKFSTTLAGSDEQVRQFNAQLAEAAKFLAGERTNLAAAVDQLGIALGSVQQFINDNRGRIKSNVDKLATITQVLVDQRAALAETLDIAPLALSNVVNTYNASSGTLDARANINELTTPPIVTVCNLVRQGTPAGLPPALADVCNQLAPVVQGLVPLPSPAQVIEGLRSGKLPTLPLPLTGDAFGSGGN
- a CDS encoding DNA-directed RNA polymerase subunit beta; the encoded protein is MAVSRATKATAATNSTASNSGIPGAPRRVSFAKIREPLGTPNLLDLQIQSFEWFTGNEMWFQRRIDAGDENPVGGLEEVLNEISPIEDFSGSMSLSFSDPRFDEVKASVEECKDKDMTYAAPLFVTAEFTNNTTGEIKSQTVFMGDFPVMTNKGTFIINGTERVVVSQLVRSPGVYFDTAIDKTTDKDVFSVKVIPSRGAWLEFDVDKRDTVGVRIDRKRRQPVTVLLKALGWTTEAIRERFHFSETLLATLEKDHTAGTDEALLDIYRKLRPGEPPTKESAQTLLENLFFKDKRYDLAKVGRYKINKKLGLALPTNTGVLTEDDIVTTIEYLVRLHAGDTSMIAGEGDNKIDIPVEVDDIDHFGNRRLRTVGELIQNQIRVGLSRMERVVRERMTTQDVEAITPQTLINIRPVVAAIKEFFGTSQLSQFMDQTNPVAGLTHKRRLSALGPGGLSRERAGMEVRDVHHSHYGRMCPIETPEGPNIGLIGSLSSYARVNPFGFIETPYRKVVEGQVTDQIDYLTADEEDRHVIAQANAPLDDQNHFAEERVLVRKRGGEVEFIEPFDVDYMDVSPRQMVSVATAMIPFLEHDAANRALMGANMQRQAVPLLRSESPLVGTGMELRAAVDGGDLVTAAKAGVVEELSADFITVMADDGTRQTYGMHKFRRSNQGTCINQKPIIAEGDRVEAGQVIADGPCTEDGEMALGKNLLVAIMPWEGHNYEDAIILSQRLVQDDVLTSIHIDEHEIDARDTKLGAEEITRDIPNVSEEVLADLDERGIIRIGAEVGAGDILVGKVTPKGETELTPEERLLRAIFGEKAREVRDTSLKVPHGETGKVIGIRVFSREDEDELPPGVNELVRVYVAQKRKIQDGDKLAGRHGNKGVIGKILPVEDMPFLEDGTPVDVVLNTHGVPRRMNIGQIMESHLGWIAKQGWKIDGNPDWASKLPEELYEVEPDTNTATPVFDGAREDEITGLLGSTMPNRDGVRMVKEDGKATLFDGRSGEPYPYPVSVGYMYILKLLHLVDDKIHARSTGPYSMITQQPLGGKAQFGGQRFGEMECWAMQAYGAAYTLQELLTIKSDDVLGRVKVYEAIVKGENIPEPGIPESFKVLLKELQSLCLNVEVLSSDGAAIEMRDGDDEDLERAAANLGINLSRNESASVDDIVN